One region of Macrobrachium rosenbergii isolate ZJJX-2024 chromosome 20, ASM4041242v1, whole genome shotgun sequence genomic DNA includes:
- the LOC136849139 gene encoding bestrophin-3-like isoform X1, translated as MVVHYIHRVSSVGDFGSFGRLLFRWKGSVYKMVWQDMLVYIILYFSISFLYRFGLSEDHRRTFEKLSIHCGHFRNLIPISFVLGFYVSLVVGRWWGMYQSMPWPDTLSVLLSTHVQGQDAHARMMRCTVIRYVNLAFVITFSMIAPAVKKNFPTLQQMADAGYMTNNEMELLEGLEKKTKVHKTWVPFMWACKVVDRGRREGRIKDDVSQKSITDEILRLRGCCGDLLGWDEYNIPLVYTQVVTIAVYSFFLFSVIGEQFLDPTKGYPNNAIDIYVPIFTLLQFFFYIGWLKVAESLINPFGEDDHDFEFVPLLKRHLEMSYLLGDPQPNELPTMVNDQYWETAFNPVEGVCQVSNADFLLANQFTPAAEV; from the exons atggtagttCATTACATCCACCGCGTGTCATCCGTGGGTGACTTTGGTTCTTTTGGAAGGCTCCTCTTCAG ATGGAAGGGAAGTGTCTACAAGATGGTTTGGCAAGATATGCTGGTCTACATCATTCTCTACTTCtccatatcatttttatatagatTTGGCTTATCGGAAGATCACAGAAG AACGTTCGAGAAATTATCGATTCACTGCGGGCATTTTAGAAACCTCATTCCTATATCCTTCGTCCTCGGCTTCTATGTGTCATTGGTGGTCGGCCGCTGGTGGGGGATGTACCAGAGCATGCCGTGGCCGGATACACTCAGTGTCTTACTCTCCACACACGTCCAGGGACAG GATGCGCATGCGCGGATGATGCGCTGCACCGTCATTCGATATGTCAACTTGGCTTTTGTCATCACCTTCTCCATGATCGCTCCAGCGGTCAAGAAAAACTTCCCGACACTGCAGCAAATGGCGGATGCAG GTTACATGACGAACAACGAGATGGAATTACTCGAGGGActggagaagaagacgaaggttCACAAGACCTGGGTCCCGTTCATGTGGGCTTGCAAGGTCGTCGACCGAGGTCGTCGAGAGGGAAGGATCAAGGACGACGTCTCTCAGAAGAGCATCACGGACGAGATTCTCCGTCTGAGGGGATGCTGCGGTGATCTTTTGGGATGGGACGAATACAACATTCCTCTGGTGTACACGCAG GTCGTAACAATCGCTGTCTACTCGTTCTTCTTGTTCTCTGTCATTGGAGAACAGTTTTTGGACCCCACAAAGGGTTACCCCAACAACGCCATCGATATATACGTCCCGATCTTCACCCTTCTGCAGTTCTTCTTCTACATCGGTTGGCTTAAAGTAGCCGAGTCTCTCATCAACCCTTTCGGCGAAGACGACCACGACTTCGAGTTCGTGCCTCTGCTGAAGAGACATCTCGAG ATGTCCTACTTGTTGGGTGACCCTCAGCCAAATGAACTTCCTACAATGGTAAACGATCAATACTGGGAAACGGCGTTCAATCCTGTAGAAGGCGTTTGTCAGGTCAGCAATGCAGACTTCCTGCTGGCGAATCAGTTTACGCCAGCCGCTGAG GTTTAA
- the LOC136849139 gene encoding bestrophin-3-like isoform X2, protein MVVTYTNKIANLKGFGSFCRLLLRWKGSVYKMVWQDMLVYIILYFSISFLYRFGLSEDHRRTFEKLSIHCGHFRNLIPISFVLGFYVSLVVGRWWGMYQSMPWPDTLSVLLSTHVQGQDAHARMMRCTVIRYVNLAFVITFSMIAPAVKKNFPTLQQMADAGYMTNNEMELLEGLEKKTKVHKTWVPFMWACKVVDRGRREGRIKDDVSQKSITDEILRLRGCCGDLLGWDEYNIPLVYTQVVTIAVYSFFLFSVIGEQFLDPTKGYPNNAIDIYVPIFTLLQFFFYIGWLKVAESLINPFGEDDHDFEFVPLLKRHLEMSYLLGDPQPNELPTMVNDQYWETAFNPVEGVCQVSNADFLLANQFTPAAEV, encoded by the exons ATGGTTGTAACTTACACCAATAAGATTGCCAACCTTAAAGGCTTTGGGTCATTCTGCAGACTTTTACTCAG ATGGAAGGGAAGTGTCTACAAGATGGTTTGGCAAGATATGCTGGTCTACATCATTCTCTACTTCtccatatcatttttatatagatTTGGCTTATCGGAAGATCACAGAAG AACGTTCGAGAAATTATCGATTCACTGCGGGCATTTTAGAAACCTCATTCCTATATCCTTCGTCCTCGGCTTCTATGTGTCATTGGTGGTCGGCCGCTGGTGGGGGATGTACCAGAGCATGCCGTGGCCGGATACACTCAGTGTCTTACTCTCCACACACGTCCAGGGACAG GATGCGCATGCGCGGATGATGCGCTGCACCGTCATTCGATATGTCAACTTGGCTTTTGTCATCACCTTCTCCATGATCGCTCCAGCGGTCAAGAAAAACTTCCCGACACTGCAGCAAATGGCGGATGCAG GTTACATGACGAACAACGAGATGGAATTACTCGAGGGActggagaagaagacgaaggttCACAAGACCTGGGTCCCGTTCATGTGGGCTTGCAAGGTCGTCGACCGAGGTCGTCGAGAGGGAAGGATCAAGGACGACGTCTCTCAGAAGAGCATCACGGACGAGATTCTCCGTCTGAGGGGATGCTGCGGTGATCTTTTGGGATGGGACGAATACAACATTCCTCTGGTGTACACGCAG GTCGTAACAATCGCTGTCTACTCGTTCTTCTTGTTCTCTGTCATTGGAGAACAGTTTTTGGACCCCACAAAGGGTTACCCCAACAACGCCATCGATATATACGTCCCGATCTTCACCCTTCTGCAGTTCTTCTTCTACATCGGTTGGCTTAAAGTAGCCGAGTCTCTCATCAACCCTTTCGGCGAAGACGACCACGACTTCGAGTTCGTGCCTCTGCTGAAGAGACATCTCGAG ATGTCCTACTTGTTGGGTGACCCTCAGCCAAATGAACTTCCTACAATGGTAAACGATCAATACTGGGAAACGGCGTTCAATCCTGTAGAAGGCGTTTGTCAGGTCAGCAATGCAGACTTCCTGCTGGCGAATCAGTTTACGCCAGCCGCTGAG GTTTAA
- the LOC136849139 gene encoding bestrophin-3-like isoform X3 — MVVAYNHIVETVRAGTFFRLLLRWKGSVYKMVWQDMLVYIILYFSISFLYRFGLSEDHRRTFEKLSIHCGHFRNLIPISFVLGFYVSLVVGRWWGMYQSMPWPDTLSVLLSTHVQGQDAHARMMRCTVIRYVNLAFVITFSMIAPAVKKNFPTLQQMADAGYMTNNEMELLEGLEKKTKVHKTWVPFMWACKVVDRGRREGRIKDDVSQKSITDEILRLRGCCGDLLGWDEYNIPLVYTQVVTIAVYSFFLFSVIGEQFLDPTKGYPNNAIDIYVPIFTLLQFFFYIGWLKVAESLINPFGEDDHDFEFVPLLKRHLEMSYLLGDPQPNELPTMVNDQYWETAFNPVEGVCQVSNADFLLANQFTPAAEV; from the exons ATGGTGGTCGCGTACAATCATATCGTCGAGACGGTTCGAGCTGGTACTTTCTTCAGGCTGCTCTTAAG ATGGAAGGGAAGTGTCTACAAGATGGTTTGGCAAGATATGCTGGTCTACATCATTCTCTACTTCtccatatcatttttatatagatTTGGCTTATCGGAAGATCACAGAAG AACGTTCGAGAAATTATCGATTCACTGCGGGCATTTTAGAAACCTCATTCCTATATCCTTCGTCCTCGGCTTCTATGTGTCATTGGTGGTCGGCCGCTGGTGGGGGATGTACCAGAGCATGCCGTGGCCGGATACACTCAGTGTCTTACTCTCCACACACGTCCAGGGACAG GATGCGCATGCGCGGATGATGCGCTGCACCGTCATTCGATATGTCAACTTGGCTTTTGTCATCACCTTCTCCATGATCGCTCCAGCGGTCAAGAAAAACTTCCCGACACTGCAGCAAATGGCGGATGCAG GTTACATGACGAACAACGAGATGGAATTACTCGAGGGActggagaagaagacgaaggttCACAAGACCTGGGTCCCGTTCATGTGGGCTTGCAAGGTCGTCGACCGAGGTCGTCGAGAGGGAAGGATCAAGGACGACGTCTCTCAGAAGAGCATCACGGACGAGATTCTCCGTCTGAGGGGATGCTGCGGTGATCTTTTGGGATGGGACGAATACAACATTCCTCTGGTGTACACGCAG GTCGTAACAATCGCTGTCTACTCGTTCTTCTTGTTCTCTGTCATTGGAGAACAGTTTTTGGACCCCACAAAGGGTTACCCCAACAACGCCATCGATATATACGTCCCGATCTTCACCCTTCTGCAGTTCTTCTTCTACATCGGTTGGCTTAAAGTAGCCGAGTCTCTCATCAACCCTTTCGGCGAAGACGACCACGACTTCGAGTTCGTGCCTCTGCTGAAGAGACATCTCGAG ATGTCCTACTTGTTGGGTGACCCTCAGCCAAATGAACTTCCTACAATGGTAAACGATCAATACTGGGAAACGGCGTTCAATCCTGTAGAAGGCGTTTGTCAGGTCAGCAATGCAGACTTCCTGCTGGCGAATCAGTTTACGCCAGCCGCTGAG GTTTAA